The Rhineura floridana isolate rRhiFlo1 chromosome 8, rRhiFlo1.hap2, whole genome shotgun sequence genome includes a region encoding these proteins:
- the MRPS33 gene encoding small ribosomal subunit protein mS33: protein MSSSLSYYALRMAHLSSRIFGEVVRPTDSSSMKVVKLLSEQPYAKRKEVYDWYPPHNTYYNLMMKLRFYGLYRDEHEDFKDEMKRLKKLRGKGPPKKGEGKRALKKK, encoded by the exons ATGTCATCCAGTCTTTCCTACTATGCCTTACGGATGGCTCACTTGAGTTCACGGATATTTGGGGAAGTGGTTCGCCCAACAGATTCATCGTCCATGAAAGTAGTGAAACTGTTAAGTGAGCAGCCTTATGCGAAGCGGAAGGAAGTATATGACTGGTATCCTCCCCACAATACCTACTACAACCTCATGATGAAACTTCGCTTCTATGGCCTCTACAG AGATGAACATGAAGATTTCAAAGATGAGATGAAACGACTGAAGAAGCTGCGTGGGAAAGGGCCCCCTAAGAAAGGAGAAGGAAAAAGAGCCTTGAAGAAGAAATAG